In Zonotrichia albicollis isolate bZonAlb1 unplaced genomic scaffold, bZonAlb1.hap1 Scaffold_83, whole genome shotgun sequence, one DNA window encodes the following:
- the LOC141728059 gene encoding olfactory receptor 14A16-like → MSNSSSIRHFLLLALADTRQLQLLHFCLLLGISLAALLGNGLIISAVACGHHLHKPMFFFLLNLALSDLGSICTTVPKAMHNSLWDTRNISYKGCAAQLFFFLFFISAELSLLTIMCYDRYMSICKPLHYGTLLGSRACAHMAAAAWASAFLNALLNTANTFTLPLCHGNALGQFFCEIPQILKLSCSHSNIRKLGLIVVSLCLSFGCFVFIVFSYVQIFRAVLRIPSEQGRHKAFSTCLPHLAVVSLFISTGTFAYLKPPSISSPSLNMSVSVLYSVVPPALNPLIYSLRNQELKAAVWRLMTGCFQKQ, encoded by the coding sequence atgtccaacagcagctccatcaggcacttcctcctgctggcattggcagacacgcggcagctgcagctcctgcacttctgcctcttgctgggcatctccctggctgccctcctgggcaacggcctcatcatcagcgccgtagcctgcggccaccacctgcacaagcccatgttcttcttcctgctcaacctggccctcagcgacctgggctccatctgcaccactgtccccaaagccatgcacaattccctctgggacaccaggaacatctcctacaaaggatgtgctgcacagctctttttctttctgttcttcatctcagcagagctttccctcctTACTATCATGTGCTATGATCGCTAcatgtccatctgcaaacccctgcactacgggaccctcctgggcagcagagcttgtgcccacatggcagcagctgcctgggccagtgcctttctcaatgctctgttgaacacagccaatacatttaccctgcccctgtgccatggcaatgccctgggccagttcttctgtgaaatccctcagatcctcaagctctcctgctcccacTCAAACATCAGGAAACTTGGGCTCATTGTAGTTAGCCTTTGTTTAtcatttggctgttttgtgttcattgttttctcctatgtacagatcttcagggctgtgctgaggatcccctctgagcagggacggcacaaagccttttccacctgcctccctcacctggctgtggtgtcCTTGTTTatcagcactggcacatttgcttacctgaagcccccctccatctcctccccatcacTTAATATGtcagtgtcagttctgtactcggtggtacctccagccctgaaccccctcatctacagcctgaggaaccaggagctcaaggctgcagtttggagactgatgactggatgctttcagaaacaATAA